One genomic segment of Impatiens glandulifera chromosome 6, dImpGla2.1, whole genome shotgun sequence includes these proteins:
- the LOC124943906 gene encoding subtilisin-like protease SBT4.3, with protein MGSLPEGEYSARSHHTNLLQSLGHSNIVIKKMLLRSYSRSFNGFAANVTPSEVSKLKSMEGVAFVFQSREYYFQTTRSWDYMGLSLDVPRNLKIESNIIIGHIDSGIVPEMESLADHGLDNVPTKWKGVCLGGKNFTCNKKLIGARYYAGESAVDIHNHGDHTASTAVGRVVRNANYYGIANGTARGGVPSSRIATYRACVLTCLSEDVMAAFDDAIADGVDIITISIATSPPSNLSEDVIAIGSFHAMENDILTVQSAGNINIPMFKSVLSLAPWVFTVGASTIDRKIINKLVLGNGRILIGTTINPFDSGDLKNLVYGKGISGHCNESSAMQCMEGCIDPYLVKGKIIVCDVDESKNGLSLQAMRAGAIGVIFRKGDVGKDIANVASMPTAFLNDPDFHYVESYLKSEVSPSARILKSDSIKSQAPLLASFSTRGPNTILPEILKPDVVAPGITILAESPTDDTISLGGLPAAKYNFDSGTSMSCPHVTGAASFVKSKYPDWSISAIKSSLMTTAWNMNNKYNPDAELGHGAGHIDPLKAVYPGLVYETSIDEYFNLFCSLGSEGEKLRKMLGSKKMCSKGMSAKDLNYPTMTAPVTKNSSFNIQFSRVVTNVGYANSTYHAQVSKGDNKISINVEPSILSFITLNERKNFVVTVTGQWLNQDHLSYSLVWFDGTHSVRSPILLYQSSLL; from the exons ATGGGAAGCCTTCCCGAAGGAGAATACTCAGCTCGCTCTCACCATACTAATCTACTTCAATCTCTGGGTCATAGCAACAT TGTGATTAAGAAGATGTTATTGAGAAGCTATTCAAGAAGTTTTAATGGTTTTGCTGCGAATGTCACACCGAGTGAAGTATCAAAGTTAAAAA GCATGGAAGGTGTTGCATTTGTTTTCCAAAGTCgtgaatattattttcaaaccaCAAGATCTTGGGACTATATGGGTTTGTCCCTAGATGTTCCTCGAAATCTCAAAATTGAGAGTAACATTATAATTGGACATATCGATTCCGGTATAGTACCTGAAATGGAAAGTTTGGCAGACCACGGTTTAGACAATGTTCCTACAAAATGGAAGGGTGTTTGTCTTGGTGGCAAAAATTTCACTTGTAACAA GAAGCTTATTGGAGCGAGGTACTATGCTGGAGAGTCAGCAGTGGATATTCATAATCATGGGGATCACACAGCCTCCACTGCAGTTGGAAGGGTTGTAAGAAATGCCAACTATTATGGCATAGCAAATGGGACCGCTAGAGGAGGTGTTCCATCATCGAGGATAGCTACATACAGAGCGTGTGTACTGACTTGTTTGAGTGAGGATGTCATGGCCGCCTTTGATGATGCCATTGCAGACGGAGTTGACATTATCACTATCTCAATTGCAACTTCCCCCCCTTCAAATTTAAGTGAGGATGTTATTGCTATTGGATCCTTTCATGCAATGGAGAATGACATACTAACTGTACAAAGTGCCGGAAACATAAACATTCCCATGTTCAAATCGGTTTTAAGCTTAGCGCCATGGGTGTTTACTGTGGGTGCTAGTACTATCGAtagaaaaatcatcaacaagCTTGTTCTTGGAAATGGACGCATACTCATT GGCACTACAATAAATCCTTTTGATAGTGGCGACCTCAAAAACTTGGTGTATGGAAAAGGAATTAGCGGACATTGTAACGAATCGAGTGCAAT GCAATGTATGGAGGGTTGCATAGACCCTTATTTGGTGAAAGGAAAAATAATAGTATGTGATGTTGATGAATCTAAAAATGGTTTGAGCCTACAAGCTATGAGGGCGGGTGCAATTGGGGTTATTTTTCGAAAAGGTGATGTAGGGAAAGATATAGCTAATGTCGCATCTATGCCGACTGCATTTTTAAATGACCCCGATTTTCATTATGTCGAGTCTTACCTCAAGTCCGAAGTATCGCCCTCGGCAAGAATACTAAAAAGTGATAGTATTAAGAGTCAAGCTCCCCTCTTGGCTTCTTTTTCTACTAGAGGACCCAATACAATCTTACCAGAAATTTTAAAG CCTGATGTAGTTGCACCGGGCATAACTATCTTGGCAGAAAGTCCTACAGATGATACTATATCTTTGGGCGGCCTACCTGCTGCAAAGTACAACTTCGATTCTGGAACTTCTATGTCATGTCCCCATGTTACTGGAGCAGCTTCTTTTGTTAAATCAAAATACCCTGATTGGTCTATTTCAGCTATTAAATCATCTCTCATGACTACCG CTTGGAACatgaataataaatacaatCCAGATGCTGAACTTGGTCATGGAGCAGGACACATTGATCCATTGAAGGCGGTATATCCTGGACTCGTATATGAGACCTCAATTGATGAATATTTCAACTTGTTCTGTAGTTTAGGTTCTGAAGgagaaaaattgagaaaaatgttGGGATCAAAGAAAATGTGTTCGAAGGGGATGTCTGCAAAGGATCTCAACTACCCAACAATGACTGCACCGGTGACTAAAAACTCGTCTTTCAATATTCAATTTTCAAGAGTAGTGACAAACGTTGGATATGCAAACTCCACTTATCACGCACAAGTTAGTAAAGGGGACAACAAGATCTCTATCAATGTGGAACCGAGTATTCTCTCTTTTATTACTCTAAATGAGAGGAAAAACTTTGTTGTGACTGTCACCGGACAATGGCTCAACCAAGATCATCTTTCTTATTCCTTGGTATGGTTTGATGGCACTCATTCGGTTAGAAGTCCCATTCTCTTGTATCAATCATCTCTCCTATGA